The Streptomyces sp. NBC_01255 genome window below encodes:
- the murJ gene encoding murein biosynthesis integral membrane protein MurJ has protein sequence MTSPAATLTAERPKTKAPSTLRSGALMAAGSLVSRVTGFVRASFVAAALGAGFVADGYAMGNSLPTIVYMLLLGGALNAVFVPELVKAAKEHEDGGVAYTDRLLTLCALALTVLTAAAVFAAPLIVDLYTDYTGAQREMTVAFAQACLPQILFLGLFTLLGQVLNARGRFGAMMWTPVLNNVVLVAVFGLFLVVSDGGELTSGETALLGWGTTAGIAVQALALVPSLRAAGFRWRPRLDFRGSGLAAPLRAAGWLVLLVLTNQGAYWVTTWVATSAGSDTSGGGGLAAYNNAYLLWTVPHGIITVSLVTALLPRMSGAAADGDLAGVRRDIAYAQRTSAAAVVPAACALLALAVPLMTVVFRYGATDGDDIRAMSWILMAFAPGLVALSGQYVCTRAFYALRDTRTPFLLNLVIAGLNAGLSLAAYHYLPTHWAVVGIAAGYSLALWAGWALTAYVLGRRLRGTVGQAAPGESGGAGSALARLLVAAVPAAGYGLFVADLTGLTGLTGAAGAVVAGLAGGLAVLTVFALLARPLRLVEVQALLTTGTTRVRALARRAA, from the coding sequence GTGACGAGCCCCGCCGCCACGCTCACCGCAGAGCGCCCGAAGACGAAGGCCCCCTCCACGCTCCGCAGCGGCGCGCTCATGGCGGCCGGCTCGCTCGTCTCCCGCGTCACCGGCTTCGTCCGGGCCTCCTTCGTCGCCGCCGCGCTCGGCGCGGGCTTCGTCGCCGACGGCTACGCGATGGGCAACTCCCTCCCCACCATCGTCTACATGCTGCTCCTCGGCGGCGCCCTCAACGCCGTCTTCGTCCCCGAACTGGTCAAGGCCGCAAAGGAGCACGAGGACGGCGGAGTCGCCTACACCGACCGGCTCCTGACCCTCTGCGCGCTCGCCCTCACCGTCCTCACGGCGGCCGCCGTGTTCGCGGCGCCGCTGATCGTCGACCTGTACACCGACTACACCGGTGCGCAGCGGGAGATGACGGTCGCCTTCGCCCAGGCCTGCCTCCCGCAGATCCTCTTCCTCGGCCTCTTCACCCTCCTCGGTCAGGTCCTCAACGCCCGCGGCCGGTTCGGCGCCATGATGTGGACCCCGGTCCTCAACAACGTGGTCCTCGTCGCCGTCTTCGGCCTCTTCCTCGTCGTCAGCGACGGCGGGGAGCTCACCTCCGGCGAGACCGCCCTCCTCGGCTGGGGCACCACCGCCGGCATCGCCGTCCAGGCCCTCGCCCTCGTGCCCTCGCTGCGCGCCGCCGGCTTCCGCTGGCGCCCCCGCCTCGACTTCCGCGGCAGCGGCCTCGCCGCGCCGCTGCGCGCCGCCGGCTGGCTCGTGCTGCTGGTCCTCACCAACCAGGGCGCGTACTGGGTGACCACCTGGGTCGCCACCTCCGCCGGGTCCGACACCTCGGGCGGCGGCGGCCTCGCCGCGTACAACAACGCCTATCTGCTCTGGACCGTCCCGCACGGCATCATCACCGTCTCCCTCGTCACCGCGCTGCTGCCCCGGATGAGCGGCGCCGCCGCCGACGGCGACCTCGCGGGCGTCCGCCGGGACATCGCGTACGCGCAGCGGACCAGCGCGGCGGCGGTCGTCCCGGCGGCCTGCGCGCTCCTCGCCCTCGCCGTCCCGCTGATGACCGTGGTCTTCCGGTACGGGGCGACCGACGGCGACGACATCCGCGCGATGTCCTGGATCCTGATGGCCTTCGCGCCCGGCCTCGTCGCCCTCTCCGGCCAGTACGTGTGCACCCGCGCCTTCTACGCCCTGCGCGACACCCGGACGCCGTTCCTCCTCAATCTGGTGATCGCCGGCCTCAACGCCGGGCTCTCCCTCGCCGCGTACCACTACCTCCCGACGCACTGGGCCGTCGTGGGCATCGCCGCGGGCTACTCGCTCGCCCTGTGGGCCGGCTGGGCCCTCACCGCGTACGTCCTCGGGCGCCGGCTGCGGGGCACCGTGGGCCAGGCAGCCCCCGGGGAGAGCGGCGGCGCGGGCTCCGCGCTCGCGCGGCTCCTCGTCGCCGCCGTGCCCGCCGCCGGATACGGCCTGTTCGTCGCCGATCTGACCGGCCTGACCGGCTTGACCGGCGCGGCCGGTGCCGTCGTCGCGGGGCTCGCGGGCGGCCTCGCCGTCCTCACCGTCTTCGCCCTGCTCGCCCGCCCCCTCCGCCTCGTCGAGGTGCAGGCCCTCCTCACGACCGGCACCACCCGCGTCCGCGCCCTCGCGCGCAGGGCCGCCTGA
- a CDS encoding response regulator transcription factor, with protein MPRVLLIEDDPSVREGVELGLRRRGHEVRTAATGEAGLAALGEFRPDLLLLDLMLPGMNGVQVCHRVRESSQLPIIMLTARGDDFDVVIGLEAGADDYIVKPARTEVIEARIRAVLRRIEEPGAGRPGVEFHGQLAVDRAGLTVAKAGERLALAPSELKLLLHLTAAPEQVFSRQQLLEHVWEHSYHGDARLVDACVRRLRNKIEDTPGEPRYIQTLRGFGYRFGPL; from the coding sequence ATGCCCCGCGTGCTCCTCATAGAAGACGACCCCTCCGTCCGCGAGGGCGTCGAGCTCGGGCTGCGCCGCCGCGGGCACGAGGTGCGGACCGCGGCCACCGGGGAGGCGGGGCTCGCCGCCCTCGGGGAGTTCCGGCCGGACCTGCTCCTCCTCGACCTGATGCTCCCCGGCATGAACGGCGTCCAGGTCTGCCACCGGGTCCGGGAGAGCAGCCAGCTGCCGATCATCATGCTCACCGCCCGCGGCGACGACTTCGACGTCGTCATCGGCCTGGAGGCCGGCGCCGACGACTACATCGTCAAGCCCGCCCGTACCGAGGTCATCGAGGCGCGGATACGGGCCGTGCTGCGGCGGATCGAGGAGCCCGGCGCGGGCCGCCCGGGTGTCGAGTTCCACGGGCAGCTCGCCGTCGACCGGGCCGGGCTCACCGTCGCCAAGGCGGGGGAGCGGCTCGCCCTCGCCCCCTCCGAGCTGAAGCTGCTGCTCCACCTCACGGCCGCCCCCGAGCAGGTCTTCAGCCGGCAGCAGCTCCTCGAACACGTCTGGGAGCACAGCTACCACGGCGACGCCCGCCTGGTGGACGCCTGCGTCCGGCGCCTGCGCAACAAGATCGAGGACACCCCGGGCGAACCCCGCTACATCCAGACCCTGCGCGGCTTCGGCTACCGCTTCGGGCCCCTGTGA
- a CDS encoding ATP-binding protein — protein sequence MKSRAETPVAGPEQEAARHRPAAGPGPEPEPAPRRRRRARGPRPRPFGLRTRLVLAFLLVAAVGCGTTAALTYRAARNAILEQTQNTAVSAFREQVEALNITLPLEGETLRSHALQIAGQGKPRPWRVYAEYGTLRISSTDRPTSSVITPELRARAKASEAAPHGTFQRVVKNGTPYLTMAVPAAFYAFTAEDTPQPTGLVYYAVLELDEEEANVEAMVSAARDGALPALAIALIPALIASRGVLRPVRELRIAAHNMGRGRLDTRIHAKGSDELSDLARTFNESAAELERSVAELRSAEARARRFASDVSHELRTPLAGMLAVTEVLDEDADAGTLDSDTARAVRLVSAETGRLAVLVEDLMEISRFDARAAELHTDEVDAADCVRKTLQNRHWTDPASVVPHLAPGIRARLDPRRFDVVVANLVGNALRHGAAPVTVRVYEEGDHFVTEVADRGPGIHPDVLPHVFDRFYKADQARTRSAGSGLGLAITLENVHLHGGTVEAANHPDGGAVFTVRMPL from the coding sequence GTGAAGTCCCGTGCGGAGACCCCTGTTGCAGGCCCGGAGCAAGAGGCGGCCCGGCACCGGCCGGCCGCCGGCCCCGGACCGGAACCCGAGCCGGCCCCCCGCCGCCGACGGCGGGCCCGCGGCCCCCGCCCGCGCCCCTTCGGCCTGCGCACCCGGCTCGTCCTCGCGTTCCTGCTCGTCGCCGCCGTCGGCTGCGGCACCACCGCCGCCCTCACCTACCGGGCCGCCCGCAACGCCATCCTGGAACAGACCCAGAACACCGCCGTCTCCGCCTTCCGCGAGCAGGTCGAGGCACTCAACATCACGCTGCCCCTCGAAGGCGAGACCCTGCGGTCTCACGCCCTCCAGATCGCCGGCCAGGGCAAGCCCCGCCCCTGGCGCGTCTACGCCGAGTACGGCACCCTCCGCATCTCCTCCACCGACCGCCCCACCTCCTCCGTCATCACCCCCGAGCTGCGGGCGCGCGCCAAGGCGTCCGAAGCCGCCCCGCACGGCACCTTCCAGCGCGTCGTCAAGAACGGCACCCCGTACCTGACCATGGCCGTCCCGGCCGCCTTCTACGCCTTCACGGCCGAGGACACACCTCAGCCCACCGGCCTCGTCTACTACGCCGTCCTGGAACTCGACGAGGAGGAGGCCAACGTCGAGGCCATGGTCAGCGCCGCCCGCGACGGCGCTCTGCCCGCCCTCGCCATCGCCCTGATCCCCGCGCTCATCGCGTCGCGCGGCGTCCTCCGCCCCGTACGGGAGCTGCGGATCGCCGCCCACAACATGGGACGCGGCCGGCTCGACACCCGGATCCACGCCAAGGGCAGCGACGAACTCTCCGACCTCGCCCGCACGTTCAACGAATCCGCCGCCGAGCTCGAACGCTCCGTCGCCGAACTCCGCAGCGCCGAGGCCCGCGCCCGCCGCTTCGCCTCCGACGTCTCGCACGAACTGCGCACCCCTCTCGCCGGCATGCTCGCCGTCACCGAGGTCCTCGACGAGGACGCCGACGCCGGGACGCTCGACAGCGACACCGCCCGCGCCGTCCGGCTGGTCAGCGCCGAGACCGGCCGCCTCGCCGTCCTCGTGGAGGACCTGATGGAGATCTCCCGCTTCGACGCGCGCGCCGCCGAACTCCACACGGACGAGGTCGACGCCGCCGACTGCGTCCGCAAGACGCTCCAGAACCGGCACTGGACCGACCCCGCGTCCGTCGTCCCGCACCTCGCCCCCGGCATCAGGGCCCGCCTCGACCCGCGCCGCTTCGACGTCGTCGTCGCCAACCTCGTCGGCAACGCCCTGAGGCACGGCGCGGCGCCGGTGACCGTCCGGGTGTACGAGGAGGGGGACCACTTCGTGACGGAGGTCGCCGACCGGGGTCCCGGCATCCACCCGGACGTCCTGCCGCACGTCTTCGACCGCTTCTACAAGGCGGACCAGGCCCGGACGCGCTCGGCGGGCAGCGGGCTCGGCCTCGCGATCACCCTGGAGAACGTACACCTGCACGGAGGCACCGTGGAGGCCGCCAACCATCCCGACGGCGGCGCCGTCTTCACCGTGCGGATGCCACTGTGA